A portion of the Pseudomonas synxantha BG33R genome contains these proteins:
- the hutI gene encoding imidazolonepropionase, translating to MKTLWQHCHVATMAQGKYSIIEDAAMVTAGSLIEWIGPRSQAPTADYAQVHDLQGAWVTPGLIDCHTHTVFGGNRSGEFEQRLEGVSYADIAAKGGGIASTVRATRAATEDQLFLSAEKRLRSLLRDGVTTVEIKSGYGLDLPNERKMLRVARRLGETLPVSVRATCLAAHALPPEYKDRADDYIEHICNEMLPALAAEGLVDAVDAFCEYLAFSPEQVERVFKVAQQLGLPVKLHAEQLSSLHGSSLAARYHALSADHLEFMTEEDAIAMAAAGTVAVLLPGAFYFLRETQLPPMEALRKHGVKIAIASDLNPGTSPALSVRLMLNMACTLFRMTPEEALAGATQHAATALGMGDTHGSLEAGKVADFVAWQIDRPADLAYWLGGELDKRVVRHGVDVTV from the coding sequence ATGAAAACCCTTTGGCAACACTGCCACGTCGCAACCATGGCCCAAGGCAAATACTCGATTATCGAGGATGCCGCCATGGTGACAGCGGGCTCGCTGATCGAGTGGATCGGCCCGCGCAGCCAGGCACCTACGGCCGATTACGCCCAGGTGCATGACCTGCAAGGCGCGTGGGTCACCCCCGGGCTGATCGACTGCCACACCCATACCGTGTTTGGTGGCAATCGCAGCGGCGAATTCGAGCAGCGCCTCGAAGGCGTCAGCTACGCCGACATCGCGGCCAAGGGCGGCGGTATTGCCAGTACCGTGCGTGCCACGCGTGCAGCCACGGAAGATCAATTGTTCCTGAGCGCTGAAAAACGTCTGCGCAGCCTTTTGCGTGACGGCGTGACTACCGTGGAGATCAAGTCCGGCTACGGCCTGGATCTGCCCAACGAGCGCAAGATGCTGCGCGTGGCCCGGCGCCTGGGTGAAACGCTGCCGGTCAGCGTGCGCGCCACATGCCTGGCCGCTCACGCGCTGCCGCCGGAGTACAAGGACCGCGCCGATGATTACATTGAGCACATCTGCAATGAGATGCTGCCGGCGCTGGCCGCAGAAGGCCTGGTGGATGCGGTGGATGCCTTCTGTGAATACCTGGCGTTTTCCCCCGAACAGGTCGAGCGCGTGTTCAAGGTTGCCCAGCAACTCGGCTTGCCGGTAAAGCTGCACGCCGAGCAACTCTCATCGCTGCACGGTTCCAGCCTGGCGGCGCGCTATCACGCGTTGTCGGCCGACCATCTTGAGTTCATGACCGAAGAAGACGCCATCGCCATGGCTGCTGCCGGCACGGTCGCCGTGTTGCTGCCGGGCGCTTTCTACTTCCTGCGCGAAACCCAGTTGCCGCCGATGGAGGCCCTGCGCAAGCACGGCGTGAAGATCGCCATCGCCAGCGACCTCAACCCCGGCACTTCCCCGGCGTTGTCGGTGCGCCTGATGCTGAACATGGCCTGCACCCTGTTCCGCATGACGCCCGAAGAAGCCTTGGCCGGTGCCACGCAACACGCCGCCACCGCGTTGGGCATGGGCGACACCCATGGCTCACTGGAAGCGGGCAAGGTCGCTGACTTTGTCGCCTGGCAGATCGATCGCCCCGCCGACCTGGCCTACTGGCTGGGTGGCGAACTGGATAAACGCGTCGTGCGCCACGGCGTCGACGTCACTGTTTGA
- the hutG gene encoding N-formylglutamate deformylase, with the protein MDKVLTFKQGRVPLLISMPHAGLRLTPAVEAGLIPEAQSLPDTDWHIPLLYDFAEELGASTLAAEYSRFVIDLNRPSDNTPLYAGATTGLYPETLFDGVPLFREGQTPSEEERVSYLQKIWGPYHRQLQEELARLKAEFGYALLFDAHSIRSVIAHLFDGKLPDFNLGTFNGAACDPQLASQLEAICAQHPQYTHVLNGRFKGGHITRHYGNPAQDIHAVQLELCQSTYMEEFEPFRYRQDLAEPTRVVLRQLLEGLLAWGQKRYG; encoded by the coding sequence GTGGATAAGGTTCTGACATTCAAACAAGGCCGCGTACCGCTGCTGATCAGCATGCCCCACGCCGGCCTGCGCCTCACCCCTGCGGTGGAGGCTGGGTTGATCCCCGAGGCGCAAAGCCTGCCGGATACCGACTGGCATATCCCCCTGTTGTATGACTTTGCTGAAGAACTGGGCGCCAGCACCCTGGCTGCGGAGTACTCGCGGTTTGTCATCGACCTCAACCGGCCCTCCGACAACACGCCGCTGTATGCCGGAGCTACCACTGGCCTGTACCCCGAGACGCTGTTCGATGGCGTGCCGTTGTTCCGTGAAGGGCAAACGCCCTCCGAGGAGGAGCGCGTCAGCTACCTGCAAAAAATCTGGGGGCCGTACCACCGCCAACTGCAAGAAGAACTGGCACGCCTCAAGGCCGAGTTCGGCTATGCGTTGCTGTTCGATGCGCACTCGATCCGCTCGGTAATCGCGCACCTGTTCGACGGCAAATTGCCGGACTTCAACCTGGGTACTTTCAACGGCGCTGCGTGCGACCCGCAGCTGGCCAGCCAACTGGAAGCGATTTGCGCCCAGCACCCGCAGTACACCCATGTGTTGAATGGGCGCTTCAAAGGCGGCCATATCACCCGTCACTATGGCAACCCGGCGCAGGATATCCACGCGGTGCAGCTGGAGTTGTGCCAGAGCACCTATATGGAGGAGTTCGAACCGTTCCGTTATCGCCAGGATTTGGCCGAGCCGACTCGGGTGGTGTTGAGGCAGTTGCTGGAAGGGCTGTTGGCCTGGGGACAAAAGCGCTACGGCTGA